In Wenyingzhuangia fucanilytica, the following are encoded in one genomic region:
- a CDS encoding helix-turn-helix transcriptional regulator, translated as MKNIQNIEPFQAAEGIVYHADTCLPLVDASERKKVKLKSLARHSYPGKRLDENTIGLNSIGYWDANTPQDWGLDWHRNEGIEFHFLESGLMPYAQENKEVILEPNNLTITRPWEAHKVGNPNIGIGKFYWIIIDLGVRRPHQKWTWPEWIHLTKQDLERLTTLLRHNEKSIIKTNHYFKECFQQIGKAIDEDVDNNSASKIRILINQLLLLLLESLNEEKIVLNESLTDSSRSVRFFLKELDNNVSENWSIQSMADSAGVGLTRFTHHCKQITNLTPMQYLTYKRIEKSKNLLLENTEISVSEIAYTCGFTTSQYFATVFKKHENCTPNEYRLLNTV; from the coding sequence ATGAAAAATATACAAAACATAGAACCTTTTCAAGCTGCTGAAGGTATTGTATATCATGCAGATACTTGTTTGCCTTTAGTAGATGCTTCTGAAAGAAAAAAAGTAAAACTAAAATCTTTAGCTAGGCACTCTTATCCTGGAAAACGATTGGATGAAAATACCATAGGCCTAAATAGTATTGGGTATTGGGATGCCAACACACCGCAAGATTGGGGCTTAGATTGGCATAGAAATGAAGGTATTGAATTTCATTTTTTAGAATCGGGATTAATGCCCTATGCACAAGAAAACAAAGAGGTGATTTTAGAACCAAACAACTTAACTATTACTAGACCTTGGGAGGCTCATAAAGTAGGAAACCCCAATATTGGTATTGGTAAGTTTTATTGGATTATTATTGATTTAGGAGTCAGAAGACCACATCAAAAATGGACATGGCCAGAGTGGATTCATCTTACCAAACAGGACTTAGAACGATTGACTACTTTGTTAAGACACAATGAAAAATCAATCATCAAAACCAATCATTATTTTAAAGAATGTTTTCAGCAAATTGGAAAAGCTATTGATGAAGATGTGGACAATAACAGTGCTTCTAAAATTAGAATACTCATCAACCAATTATTGCTTTTGTTATTAGAAAGTTTAAACGAAGAGAAAATAGTTTTAAACGAATCATTAACAGACAGTTCCAGAAGTGTAAGATTCTTTTTAAAAGAATTAGACAACAATGTGTCCGAGAACTGGAGCATTCAATCTATGGCAGATTCTGCAGGAGTTGGACTTACAAGATTCACCCATCACTGTAAACAAATTACCAACCTTACTCCTATGCAGTATTTAACCTACAAACGCATAGAAAAATCTAAAAACTTACTCCTAGAAAACACAGAAATTTCGGTTTCAGAAATTGCCTACACTTGTGGATTTACCACTAGTCAATATTTTGCTACCGTTTTTAAAAAACACGAAAATTGTACCCCAAACGAGTATAGATTGTTAAATACTGTTTAA
- a CDS encoding MFS transporter, producing the protein MDTFHKNRLFIASCLALITTAMTFAIRARLETVFGPEGVGLTLEQIGYAFTPAFFGFTLAMIFGGPLVDLLGIKKITWMAFVTHAIGIVWTIMADSMTSLFLATLFIGIGNGLVEAALNPLVASMYPEQKTKMLNRFHVWFPGGIVIGSLIGWLTMDVLGLSWQVMVTTLFIPLVIYGVLFFGQKIPVTERVKLGISNKEMIKSVTKPLFIFMVLCMFLTAASELGTTQRIESLLKTSVSSPLLVLAFINGIMALGRLFAGQVVHKLKPAGMLLYSAIFTLAGLWLLTITSGNMTFVAAAVFAVGVTFFWPTMLGFVAEYLPQTGALGLSIMGGAGMFSVSLVLPVMGKLMDNANAVEALRTMSILPAILIVAFIGLNIYMKKTSKA; encoded by the coding sequence ATGGACACATTTCATAAAAACAGACTTTTTATTGCTAGTTGTTTAGCGTTGATTACCACAGCAATGACTTTTGCTATTAGAGCAAGACTAGAAACTGTATTTGGACCTGAGGGTGTAGGTTTAACCTTAGAACAAATAGGTTATGCGTTTACTCCTGCTTTTTTTGGTTTTACATTGGCCATGATTTTTGGAGGTCCTTTGGTAGATTTATTAGGAATCAAAAAAATTACTTGGATGGCTTTTGTGACTCATGCCATAGGTATTGTTTGGACAATTATGGCAGATTCTATGACCTCTTTGTTTTTAGCTACCTTATTTATTGGTATAGGAAACGGATTGGTAGAAGCCGCTTTAAACCCATTAGTTGCCTCTATGTATCCTGAGCAAAAAACAAAAATGCTAAATAGATTTCACGTTTGGTTTCCTGGAGGAATTGTAATTGGTTCTTTAATTGGTTGGCTAACCATGGATGTTCTTGGTTTAAGCTGGCAAGTAATGGTAACTACCTTATTTATTCCTTTGGTGATTTATGGAGTATTGTTTTTTGGTCAAAAAATTCCAGTTACAGAGCGTGTTAAACTAGGAATTAGTAATAAAGAAATGATTAAAAGTGTTACCAAGCCACTTTTTATTTTTATGGTTTTGTGTATGTTTTTAACTGCTGCATCAGAATTAGGAACTACTCAAAGAATAGAATCATTATTAAAAACTTCGGTATCATCTCCTTTATTGGTATTGGCTTTTATTAACGGAATTATGGCTTTAGGAAGATTGTTTGCAGGACAAGTAGTACACAAATTAAAACCTGCAGGAATGTTACTTTATTCAGCCATTTTTACCCTTGCAGGACTTTGGCTATTAACCATTACAAGCGGAAACATGACTTTTGTGGCTGCTGCGGTATTTGCCGTTGGTGTAACTTTCTTTTGGCCAACCATGTTAGGATTTGTAGCTGAATATTTACCACAAACAGGAGCCTTAGGTTTATCTATTATGGGAGGAGCAGGAATGTTCTCTGTATCTTTAGTTCTACCTGTTATGGGAAAACTAATGGATAATGCCAACGCTGTTGAAGCACTTAGAACAATGTCTATTTTACCTGCAATTTTAATTGTAGCTTTTATAGGATTAAATATTTACATGAAAAAGACGAGTAAAGCATAA
- a CDS encoding Gfo/Idh/MocA family protein: MNRKLRMGMIGGGTGSFIGDVHRKAASIDGMIELVCGAFSSTAEKSIQSGKDLFLPKNRCYGSYEEMILKEKELPEDERMDFVSIVTPNHMHFPPAKMALENGFHVVCDKPMTLTLEEAIELEKIIEKSGKLFALTHNYPGSPMVKQAKALVDNGDIGTIRKVVVQYLQGWLSTDLETTGQKQAAWRVDPKRSGIGGALGDIGTHAENLVEYITGLKITEIAADLGRFGKGRVLDDDGNLLLRLENGAKGTMSFSQIALGEENNLAIKVYGTKGSLEWQQENPNQLITHWLEEPVKIYTPNGNKLHPAAQISRIPAGHPEGYLEAFATVYKNFSNHLIAELKGEKIDNPDYPTAKDGIRGMKFIYAAVESDKNNATWTKI, encoded by the coding sequence ATGAATAGAAAATTAAGAATGGGAATGATTGGTGGTGGAACCGGATCATTCATTGGTGATGTACACAGAAAAGCAGCTTCCATTGATGGAATGATAGAGTTGGTTTGTGGTGCTTTTAGTAGCACTGCAGAAAAATCAATTCAATCTGGGAAAGATTTATTTTTACCAAAAAACAGATGTTACGGAAGTTATGAGGAAATGATTTTAAAAGAAAAAGAACTTCCAGAAGACGAACGTATGGATTTTGTATCTATAGTGACACCAAACCATATGCACTTCCCTCCTGCTAAAATGGCTTTAGAAAATGGTTTTCACGTAGTTTGTGATAAACCTATGACCTTAACTTTAGAAGAAGCAATAGAATTAGAAAAAATCATAGAAAAATCAGGAAAACTATTTGCCTTAACACATAATTACCCTGGTAGTCCTATGGTTAAACAAGCCAAAGCCTTAGTTGATAATGGAGATATAGGAACCATTAGAAAAGTAGTAGTACAATATTTACAAGGATGGTTATCTACAGACTTAGAAACTACAGGTCAAAAACAAGCTGCTTGGCGAGTAGATCCTAAGCGTTCTGGTATTGGAGGAGCTTTAGGTGATATTGGAACCCATGCAGAAAACTTAGTTGAATATATTACAGGTTTAAAAATTACTGAAATCGCTGCCGATTTAGGTAGGTTTGGAAAAGGAAGAGTTTTAGATGATGACGGAAACTTGTTATTACGTTTAGAAAACGGAGCCAAAGGAACCATGTCTTTTTCTCAAATAGCCTTGGGAGAAGAAAACAACTTAGCCATAAAAGTTTATGGAACTAAAGGAAGTTTAGAGTGGCAACAAGAAAATCCTAATCAATTAATTACTCATTGGTTAGAGGAACCTGTTAAAATATATACTCCTAACGGAAATAAACTCCACCCTGCTGCTCAAATTTCTAGAATTCCTGCAGGACATCCAGAAGGATATTTAGAAGCTTTTGCTACTGTATACAAAAACTTTTCGAACCATTTGATAGCTGAATTAAAAGGTGAAAAAATAGACAACCCAGATTATCCAACAGCTAAGGATGGAATTAGAGGAATGAAATTTATTTATGCTGCTGTAGAAAGCGACAAAAATAATGCTACTTGGACCAAAATTTAA
- a CDS encoding DUF7133 domain-containing protein, with protein MTTIKNYPLSITALSIVVLLASCNKKEKKYFDNKFTKPEIIREASSEFLSPEESMKTFHLPEGYKMELVASEPMVDEPVTIAWDGNGRLYVAEMNTYMQDVDGTGTNRSISKIKQLIDTDGDGKMDKSTVFIDSLLLPRMILPLDNGELIVNETYTYDLWKYTDTDNDGVADKKERVYYNENRRGGNLEHQQSGLLWNLDNWVYTTYNPIRFKFTKDKVLVDSVIKMPSGQWGLTQDDMGNNYYSTAGGENPGYGFQHPPIYGDYSPRERLEPGFMETWPIVGTPDVQGGPRRIKKDGTLNHFTGVAGQTIYRGHKLPENLYGDLFIPEPVGRFIRRAKIVKNEDGLKVLTNPYFETEFMASTDLNFRPVWSETGPDGTLYVVDMYRGIIQESNWTRKGSHIRPVIERKGLDKNIGRGRIYRIVHEDIQPDKQPKLLDKTSSELVEYLGHKNGWYRNTAQKLIILRADEKVIPLLKDIASNNQSLWSKWFGNDDKDYALERIHALWTLEGLGAIDESIIKEKLLDKDARVRMTAIRLSEPFLKAGNTELLNDLENLETDPSVEVVDQLALSLRFSPKDKATAILKTIQRKYAENKVISSSAYESLKKTDERLLALKERIAGRNRGSQESVLKGYDTYNQLCVTCHGPDLKGAQNEDGSLVAPPLIGSKRVKDHDSKAIRILLNGLIGEVDGTEYGVMMSLKSNSDRWIADVLSYVRAMNDEDNVDFKTVRKIRAKDKDREGYWTLKELDKIK; from the coding sequence ATGACCACAATTAAAAACTATCCCCTTTCTATTACTGCACTATCAATTGTAGTATTGTTAGCGAGTTGTAATAAAAAGGAAAAAAAATACTTTGACAATAAGTTTACCAAACCAGAAATTATTAGAGAAGCCTCCTCTGAATTTCTTAGCCCAGAGGAAAGCATGAAAACTTTTCACTTACCAGAGGGGTATAAAATGGAATTGGTGGCTAGTGAACCTATGGTTGACGAACCTGTAACCATTGCCTGGGATGGAAATGGAAGACTGTATGTTGCTGAAATGAACACCTACATGCAAGATGTAGATGGTACAGGAACCAATAGATCTATCAGTAAAATAAAACAATTGATTGATACTGATGGAGATGGAAAAATGGACAAAAGCACTGTGTTTATAGACAGTCTTTTATTACCTAGAATGATTTTGCCTTTAGATAATGGTGAGTTAATTGTTAACGAAACTTACACTTATGATTTATGGAAATACACCGATACTGATAACGACGGTGTTGCAGATAAAAAAGAACGTGTTTACTACAATGAAAATCGTAGAGGTGGAAATTTAGAACACCAACAAAGCGGGTTGCTTTGGAATTTAGACAACTGGGTTTATACAACCTACAACCCTATACGTTTTAAATTTACCAAAGATAAAGTTCTAGTAGATTCTGTAATCAAAATGCCTAGTGGTCAATGGGGATTAACTCAAGATGACATGGGGAATAATTATTACTCAACTGCTGGTGGTGAAAATCCTGGTTATGGTTTCCAACACCCTCCTATTTATGGAGATTATAGTCCAAGAGAAAGGTTAGAACCTGGTTTTATGGAAACTTGGCCTATAGTTGGTACTCCAGATGTACAGGGGGGGCCTAGAAGAATTAAAAAAGATGGTACTTTAAATCACTTTACAGGAGTTGCCGGACAAACTATTTATAGAGGACATAAATTACCAGAAAACTTATATGGTGATTTATTTATTCCTGAACCTGTTGGACGTTTTATTAGAAGAGCCAAAATAGTTAAAAATGAAGATGGATTAAAAGTATTAACAAATCCATATTTTGAAACTGAATTTATGGCATCTACCGATTTAAACTTTAGACCTGTATGGTCTGAAACTGGGCCTGATGGTACTTTGTATGTGGTAGATATGTATAGAGGAATTATTCAAGAAAGTAACTGGACTAGAAAAGGAAGTCATATTAGACCTGTAATTGAGCGTAAAGGTTTAGACAAAAACATTGGTAGAGGTAGAATTTATAGAATTGTACACGAGGATATTCAACCAGACAAACAGCCAAAATTATTAGATAAAACTTCTAGCGAATTAGTGGAGTACTTAGGACATAAAAATGGCTGGTACAGAAATACGGCTCAAAAATTAATCATTTTAAGAGCTGATGAAAAAGTAATTCCTTTGTTAAAAGATATCGCATCTAACAACCAAAGTTTATGGTCTAAATGGTTTGGTAATGACGATAAAGATTATGCCTTAGAGAGAATTCATGCCTTATGGACTTTAGAAGGTTTAGGAGCTATAGATGAATCTATCATCAAAGAAAAACTTTTAGATAAAGATGCTAGAGTAAGAATGACAGCAATAAGATTAAGCGAACCTTTCTTAAAAGCTGGTAATACTGAACTTTTAAATGATTTAGAAAACTTAGAAACAGATCCTTCTGTAGAAGTTGTAGATCAATTAGCATTGAGTTTACGTTTTAGCCCTAAGGACAAAGCAACGGCTATTTTAAAAACCATTCAAAGAAAATACGCAGAAAACAAAGTTATTTCTAGTTCTGCTTACGAAAGTCTTAAGAAAACTGATGAAAGATTATTGGCATTAAAAGAGAGAATTGCTGGTAGAAATAGAGGTTCTCAAGAGTCTGTTTTAAAAGGTTACGACACTTATAATCAACTATGTGTTACTTGTCATGGTCCTGACTTAAAAGGGGCTCAAAATGAAGATGGTTCTTTAGTAGCTCCTCCATTAATTGGTAGTAAAAGGGTTAAAGATCACGATAGCAAAGCCATTAGAATTTTATTAAATGGTTTAATTGGTGAAGTTGATGGTACAGAATACGGAGTGATGATGTCTTTAAAAAGCAATAGTGACAGATGGATTGCTGATGTTTTAAGTTATGTTAGAGCCATGAATGATGAAGATAATGTTGACTTTAAAACAGTACGAAAAATTAGAGCAAAAGATAAAGACAGAGAAGGTTACTGGACTTTAAAAGAATTGGATAAAATAAAATAA
- a CDS encoding sugar phosphate isomerase/epimerase family protein yields the protein MNIIKGPAIFLAQFAGTEAPFNTLDGMCGWVASLGYKGIQIPTWETGLIDLDLAATSQTYCDELKGKVTSYGLEITELSTHLQGQLVAVNPAYDTMFDGFAPEAYRNNPKARTAWAVDQLKKAAIASKNLGITAHATFSGSLMWHTMYPWPQAPKGLVEMGFKELADRWMPILNTFDENGVDVCYEIHPGEDLHDGVTFERFLKATNNHKRVNILYDPSHFVLQQLDYLKYIDYYHEYIKMFHVKDAEFNPSGKVGVYGGYQDWKDRAGRFRSLGDGQVDFKSIFTKLTQYNCNVWAVMEWECCIKSPEQGAKEGAPFIASHLIDSTDKGFDDFAGSAADKEALKKILGI from the coding sequence ATGAATATTATTAAAGGACCTGCTATATTTTTAGCGCAATTTGCCGGTACAGAAGCTCCGTTTAATACTCTTGACGGAATGTGTGGATGGGTAGCTTCTTTAGGCTATAAAGGAATACAAATTCCTACTTGGGAAACTGGATTGATAGATTTAGACTTAGCTGCTACTAGTCAAACTTACTGTGATGAGTTAAAAGGAAAAGTTACATCATATGGATTAGAAATCACCGAATTATCTACGCATTTGCAAGGACAATTGGTAGCAGTTAATCCTGCTTATGATACCATGTTTGATGGATTTGCTCCAGAAGCTTATAGAAACAATCCTAAAGCTAGAACCGCTTGGGCAGTAGATCAATTAAAAAAAGCCGCAATTGCTAGTAAAAACTTAGGAATCACTGCGCATGCAACGTTTTCTGGCTCTTTAATGTGGCACACTATGTATCCTTGGCCTCAAGCTCCTAAGGGATTGGTAGAAATGGGATTTAAAGAATTGGCTGATAGATGGATGCCTATACTAAATACTTTTGATGAAAATGGTGTAGATGTTTGTTATGAAATTCACCCAGGAGAAGATTTACATGATGGAGTTACTTTTGAGCGATTTTTAAAAGCAACCAACAATCATAAAAGAGTAAATATTTTATACGATCCTAGTCATTTTGTGTTACAACAATTGGACTATTTAAAATATATCGATTACTATCACGAATACATTAAGATGTTTCATGTAAAAGATGCTGAATTTAACCCTTCTGGTAAAGTTGGGGTTTATGGAGGTTATCAAGATTGGAAAGACCGTGCCGGTAGATTTAGATCTTTGGGTGATGGACAAGTAGATTTTAAAAGCATTTTTACCAAATTAACTCAATACAATTGTAATGTTTGGGCAGTTATGGAGTGGGAATGTTGTATTAAATCTCCAGAGCAAGGTGCTAAAGAAGGGGCGCCGTTTATTGCATCACATTTAATAGATTCTACAGACAAAGGCTTTGATGATTTTGCAGGTAGTGCTGCTGATAAAGAAGCACTAAAAAAGATATTGGGGATTTAA
- a CDS encoding carboxypeptidase-like regulatory domain-containing protein has protein sequence MVTDKKNHQRSILWLCKIIILLQVGICNAQNHVSGFVFSAKDSTAISGGVVYFEGTSIGETTGENGEFKIVFKEGNSSLVISSIGFESVVVNAQMIKNNSSFLRIYLPEKSEELETVFLETDSWSREEKLKIFKREFLGNNHAAKSCRIINENDIKLRFIKSSNTLIASSREPLVIANEYLGYLLKYNLRDFMVKLKTINNKLVPIAVHYHGYSFFKPLRSNVSRKSRRNRNKSYLGSSFHFMRALYSNELYQNNFKLFYGDIQVPVHKFFKITDDHKLKKVALLVDKIFIIYKTNQQSVLVSKGVFTIDEFGYHSPPESINLYGEMSKKRISELLPLDYQP, from the coding sequence ATGGTAACAGATAAAAAGAATCATCAAAGGTCTATTTTATGGCTATGTAAAATTATTATACTATTACAAGTAGGTATTTGTAATGCACAAAATCATGTGTCAGGATTTGTGTTTAGTGCTAAAGATTCTACAGCTATTTCTGGTGGTGTTGTTTATTTTGAAGGAACAAGTATAGGGGAGACCACGGGTGAAAACGGGGAGTTTAAGATTGTTTTTAAAGAAGGTAATTCTTCTCTTGTTATCAGTTCAATAGGGTTCGAATCTGTTGTTGTTAATGCCCAAATGATAAAAAACAATTCAAGTTTTCTAAGAATTTATCTCCCAGAGAAATCAGAAGAATTAGAAACTGTTTTTTTAGAAACAGACTCATGGAGTAGGGAAGAAAAACTAAAAATATTTAAACGAGAATTTTTAGGAAATAATCATGCTGCAAAATCTTGTAGAATCATCAACGAAAATGATATTAAACTAAGGTTTATCAAATCATCTAATACACTAATAGCAAGTTCAAGAGAACCTTTGGTTATTGCTAACGAATATTTAGGATATCTTTTAAAATATAATTTAAGGGATTTTATGGTAAAACTTAAAACAATCAATAATAAATTAGTACCAATAGCTGTTCATTATCATGGTTATAGTTTTTTTAAACCATTGAGAAGTAATGTTTCTAGAAAAAGCAGAAGAAACCGAAATAAAAGTTATTTAGGATCATCTTTTCATTTTATGAGAGCATTATATTCAAATGAATTATACCAAAATAATTTTAAGTTATTCTATGGAGATATTCAGGTTCCTGTTCACAAGTTTTTTAAGATTACTGATGATCATAAATTAAAAAAAGTAGCACTTTTGGTTGATAAAATTTTTATCATATACAAAACAAATCAACAATCTGTACTTGTTTCAAAAGGTGTTTTTACGATTGATGAATTTGGATATCACTCTCCTCCAGAGTCTATTAATTTATATGGAGAAATGTCTAAAAAAAGAATTTCAGAACTTTTACCATTAGATTACCAACCTTAA
- a CDS encoding DEAD/DEAH box helicase, with the protein MTFKDLHLNAKILKAVAEQNYTTPTPIQQATIPLVLDGIDVIGCAQTGTGKTAAFALPILDRIFSQTDANKKEKKIKALVVSPTRELAIQIEENFKQYSTYTNLRTTSVYGGMSMEPQIDQLTKGVDVLIATPGRLLDLHKRDILNLDYIQILVLDEADMMLDMGFIDDVKKIARLCPQQKQTLLFSATMPPKIESLANELLTEPEKVSVSAISSAAKTVSQELYMVPKPKKIELCLHLLRNDLRGNIIIFRRTKFGVDKLETTLLKNNYKVDTIHGDKTQAARTKALNKFKNNDVNILIATDVAARGIDVPDLDIVINFDLPNIPESYVHRIGRTGRAGKEGRALAFCSADEKPYLKDIQQLLGKLIPVEENHPYPLDPAAKPEVHKKQGSKHKKGRKSQASKAKKKRWY; encoded by the coding sequence ATGACATTTAAAGACTTACATTTAAACGCTAAAATTTTAAAAGCGGTAGCAGAGCAAAACTACACCACTCCTACTCCTATTCAACAAGCCACCATTCCTTTGGTTTTAGATGGTATTGATGTAATTGGTTGTGCCCAAACAGGAACAGGAAAAACAGCTGCATTTGCTTTGCCTATTTTAGACAGGATTTTTTCTCAAACAGATGCTAATAAAAAAGAGAAAAAAATTAAAGCCCTAGTAGTAAGTCCTACGAGAGAATTGGCCATACAAATAGAGGAAAACTTTAAACAATATAGTACTTATACCAATTTAAGAACTACTTCTGTTTATGGAGGAATGTCTATGGAACCTCAAATAGATCAATTAACCAAAGGAGTAGATGTTTTAATTGCCACTCCTGGGCGTTTGTTAGATTTACATAAAAGAGATATTTTAAACCTAGATTATATTCAGATTTTGGTCTTAGATGAAGCTGATATGATGTTAGACATGGGCTTTATTGATGATGTAAAAAAAATAGCTCGTTTATGTCCGCAGCAAAAACAAACTTTGCTGTTTTCTGCAACCATGCCACCAAAAATTGAATCATTAGCCAATGAATTGTTAACAGAACCTGAAAAAGTATCGGTTTCTGCTATTTCATCGGCTGCTAAAACTGTGAGTCAAGAATTGTACATGGTTCCAAAACCTAAAAAAATTGAATTGTGCTTACACTTACTAAGAAATGATTTACGAGGAAATATCATTATTTTTAGACGTACTAAGTTTGGTGTAGATAAATTAGAAACCACCTTATTAAAAAACAATTACAAGGTAGATACTATTCACGGAGACAAAACACAAGCGGCCAGAACAAAAGCCTTAAATAAATTTAAAAACAACGATGTTAATATATTAATTGCTACTGATGTTGCAGCCAGAGGTATTGATGTCCCAGATTTAGATATAGTGATCAATTTTGATTTGCCAAATATTCCAGAAAGTTATGTACACAGAATTGGTCGTACTGGGCGAGCTGGAAAAGAAGGAAGAGCATTGGCTTTTTGTTCGGCTGATGAAAAACCTTATTTAAAAGACATACAACAACTTTTAGGTAAATTAATTCCTGTAGAAGAAAATCATCCTTATCCTTTAGATCCTGCTGCAAAACCAGAGGTTCATAAAAAACAAGGAAGTAAACATAAAAAAGGACGAAAGTCTCAAGCTTCTAAAGCTAAAAAGAAACGTTGGTATTAA
- a CDS encoding endonuclease/exonuclease/phosphatase family protein — translation MEFSFYVLTITLVVLTFLPFIKNQHWFFKVPDFGRIQILVLQVILWPISIFFLWTDINAIHTLIFILLSVAMGYQILILYPYIIIKNKVYNTKNKELISILSVNVYQFNRQYQPLINLIRKTKPNIFITIETDQKWEEALSVFDHDYQHYKKIALDNTYGMHFYSNLKVSKIKTHYFVADDIPSIEVHITTAKGDSFILYGIHPPPASPTEEENSKEQDGELMAIAKKSLTQQNSMIVVGDFNSVAWSRITKLFAKVSGLIDARIGRGFISTFPAKYRLFKIPIDLVYHSKDITITQLKTLEDIHSDHLPLYLEFYINNKHPDTNTKVTKGVLEKTTKLIDEGINETSDNR, via the coding sequence ATGGAGTTCTCCTTTTATGTACTAACAATTACTTTAGTAGTCTTAACTTTTTTACCATTTATTAAAAATCAACATTGGTTTTTTAAAGTTCCTGATTTTGGAAGAATTCAAATTCTTGTATTACAAGTAATATTGTGGCCAATCTCTATTTTTTTTCTTTGGACAGATATTAATGCTATTCATACACTAATATTTATTTTATTAAGTGTTGCTATGGGGTATCAAATTTTAATTTTATATCCATATATCATTATTAAAAACAAGGTATACAATACAAAAAACAAAGAGCTTATTTCTATTTTATCTGTAAATGTATATCAATTTAACAGGCAATATCAACCCTTAATTAATTTAATACGCAAAACAAAACCCAATATTTTTATCACCATAGAAACTGATCAAAAATGGGAAGAAGCTTTATCTGTTTTTGACCATGATTATCAACACTATAAAAAAATAGCATTAGATAACACCTATGGAATGCACTTTTACAGCAATTTAAAAGTCTCAAAAATTAAAACTCATTATTTTGTTGCTGATGACATCCCTTCTATAGAAGTACATATCACAACTGCTAAGGGTGATTCTTTTATTTTATACGGAATTCACCCACCGCCCGCAAGTCCAACCGAAGAAGAAAACTCTAAAGAGCAAGACGGAGAATTAATGGCTATAGCTAAAAAAAGTTTAACCCAACAAAACAGTATGATTGTTGTTGGTGATTTTAATAGTGTGGCATGGTCACGTATTACCAAACTTTTTGCAAAAGTTTCAGGCTTAATTGACGCTAGAATTGGACGTGGATTTATATCTACTTTTCCCGCTAAATATAGGCTTTTTAAGATCCCTATAGACTTGGTATATCATTCTAAAGACATTACTATTACCCAACTTAAAACCTTAGAAGATATTCACTCTGACCACTTACCTTTGTACTTAGAGTTTTATATAAACAATAAACACCCTGACACCAACACTAAAGTTACAAAAGGAGTATTAGAGAAAACTACCAAGCTTATTGATGAAGGTATTAATGAAACTTCTGACAACAGATAG
- a CDS encoding DoxX family protein, whose protein sequence is MSYLKSQNTFANNLGLFILRVSFGAAMLFGHGLGKWTKLFGGEEIHFLDPFGLGATTSLALAVFAEVICSVLIMLGLLTRLATIPLIITMLIAFNVHLSDSFGMQEKSILYLVIYIVLLLQGPGKLSVDGLLIKKR, encoded by the coding sequence ATGTCGTATTTAAAATCACAAAACACATTTGCAAATAATTTAGGGTTGTTTATACTTAGAGTTTCTTTTGGAGCAGCCATGCTTTTTGGTCATGGTTTAGGGAAATGGACAAAATTATTTGGAGGTGAAGAAATCCATTTTTTAGATCCTTTTGGTTTAGGGGCAACCACCTCTTTAGCATTGGCTGTTTTTGCAGAGGTTATTTGTTCTGTATTAATCATGTTAGGATTGTTAACCAGGTTGGCTACAATTCCGTTAATTATAACCATGCTAATAGCTTTTAACGTACACTTGTCTGATAGTTTTGGTATGCAAGAAAAATCTATATTATACTTAGTTATCTACATCGTTCTATTGTTACAAGGGCCAGGAAAACTTTCTGTAGATGGTTTGTTGATCAAAAAAAGATAA